Sequence from the Nitrosopumilus maritimus SCM1 genome:
GATGCTGCATCTCAAAATCATTATGTTGACTATGCAATACATGCATCTGTTTTTACTCCTCAACAAATTAATGAAATGGATTACTGTGTGAAAAAAGGAATTACCTCATTCAAAATTTACATGAATCTTGGCGGCGAAATTGGTCATGTTTACATGGATATGCCACCAAATTCTTCTAAACTTGTTGCAGCTAACGTTGATGTAACTGATGAGATTGTTGAGCAGACTGTAAAAACTGCAGCTTCTCTTGGATGTCCTGTTTTGGTTCATGCAGAAGATTATGAATCCTGTGGATGTGGAATTCAAACTGCACGAGAGAAAAACCAAGATGGATTGTCTGCATGGTCTGAAAGTCGTTCCCCTGAATTTGAAGCAAAAGCCATCAAAACTGTTTCAAAGTTTGGACGCGATTATGATTGTGTTATCTATTTTGTTCATATTGGTTCAGAACAAGCTCTAAAACAAATTCAAGAAGAAAAAAAACTAGGAACAAAGATTTTTGTCGAAACATGTCCTCACTATTTGACATTATCTTATGAAAAACAAAATGGCTATCTTGCTAAAGTAATGCCTCCAATACGAACAGAAACTGACCGACAAGCAGTATGGGGTGCACTTTCTTCAAATCAAATTGATACTATAGGCACTGATCATGTTGCAAATCAACTCAAACTCAAATTGGGTGGAGATGATGTATGGTCTGCATTAGCTGGATTTCCAGGAATAGGAACTGTACTTCCTATTGTACTCAATGATGGAGTAAACCAGAATAAAATTACTTTAGAGCAATTTGTGCGCTTTACAAGCCAAAATGCCGCACAAATATTTGGAATGTATCCTCAAAAAGGTACTCTTGAAAAGAATTCTGATGCTGATGTTACTATGATTGATCTGAAAAAAGAAAAGAAAGTAACATCTGAATTATTTGGTGGGTTTTCAGATTACATCGTTTATGAAGGTAGAAATTTGAAAGGCTGGCCTGTTAAAACAATAGTACGAGGAGAATTAATTGCTGAAGACTTTGAAGTTATTGGAAAACTTGGTCATGGGAAACTTGTTCCACGAGCAATTCCTAAATAATTTTAAATAAATTTAATCGCACCATACCCAACAACAGATGATGTATCTCCCATAACATCTCCACTTGTAGTGTAACTTAGTAATTCTCCTTTAACCGCACCTAAATTTTTACATGCAATCATCACTGATGCCATAGCTCCATAACCACATGCAGTTACTCTTTTTTCCATTAAAACACTATAGAATTTTTCAACATCCATTTCTAATATTGGCTCAATCAATGCTTTATCTTGAGAATGTGCAAAAGAATTTTCTTCATAATGTGTAAAATCAGATGATGCAACAATCATTGTATTTCTTGATTTTGCAATTTGT
This genomic interval carries:
- a CDS encoding dihydroorotase, with amino-acid sequence MTYDAVIVDSHVILPQGMVDKNIVIDDGKVVSLTNDVPACDNKINGNGLISVPGPIDTHVHYGVYSPINEAAKTESHAAAIGGVTTMMRMLRLGDPFSNSLQDQLDAASQNHYVDYAIHASVFTPQQINEMDYCVKKGITSFKIYMNLGGEIGHVYMDMPPNSSKLVAANVDVTDEIVEQTVKTAASLGCPVLVHAEDYESCGCGIQTAREKNQDGLSAWSESRSPEFEAKAIKTVSKFGRDYDCVIYFVHIGSEQALKQIQEEKKLGTKIFVETCPHYLTLSYEKQNGYLAKVMPPIRTETDRQAVWGALSSNQIDTIGTDHVANQLKLKLGGDDVWSALAGFPGIGTVLPIVLNDGVNQNKITLEQFVRFTSQNAAQIFGMYPQKGTLEKNSDADVTMIDLKKEKKVTSELFGGFSDYIVYEGRNLKGWPVKTIVRGELIAEDFEVIGKLGHGKLVPRAIPK